Proteins encoded in a region of the Elaeis guineensis isolate ETL-2024a chromosome 7, EG11, whole genome shotgun sequence genome:
- the LOC105048412 gene encoding plastidic glucose transporter 4, with product MMQAAAIVAKGSVVAASELQSHQRRVSAGLGAFRGRSLGPNSMRMPESGFCCGRSPFGSSLSLGVEMARVRTGVVGIFRSREKARWVRVQASSDDLEDVPPEKLQAKSSGTVLPYVGVACLGAILFGYHLGVVNGALEYLSTDLGITENAVLKGWVVSSLLAGATFGSFIGGALADKFGRTRTFQLDAIPLVVGAFLSATSQSVRTMIIGRILAGIGIGISSAIVPLYISEISPTEIRGALGSVNQLFICIGILLALVAGLPLAGNPLWWRTMFGIAIVPSVLLALGMAISPESPRWLFQQAKLSQAETAIKKLYGKEKVAEVMHDLKAGGQGSTEPDATWFDLFNKRYRKVVSVGAALFLFQQLAGINAVVYYSTSVFRSVGIASDVAASALVGASNVFGTAIASSLMDKQGRKSLLITSFTGMATSMLLLALSFTWKVLAPYSGILAVLGTVLYVLSFSLGAGPVPALLLPEIFASRIRAKAVALSLGMHWISNFVIGLYFLSVVNKFGISRVYLGFAAVCFLAVLYISGNVVETKGRSLEEIERALNPAI from the exons ATGATGCAAGCTGCTGCGATCGTTGCCAAAGGAAGCGTTGTTGCTGCCTCTGAGCTCCAGAGTCATCAAAGGAGAGTCTCTGCCGGTCTCGGTGCGTTCCGAGGGAGGAGTTTGGGACCGAATAGTATGCGGATGCCGGAAAGTGGATTCTGCTGTGGGAGATCGCCTTTCGGCTCTTCGCTTAGTCTGGGAGTGGAGATGGCGCGGGTGAGAACAGGGGTGGTAGGGATCTTTAGATCCAGAGAGAAAGCTCGATGGGTCAGGGTCCAAGCTTCTTCTG ATGATCTGGAGGATGTTCCTCCTGAAAAACTTCAAGCGAAATCTTCTGGGACTGTCTTGCCATATGTTGGTGTCGCTTGCTTGGGGGCCATTTTGTTTGGATATCATCTTGG TGTGGTGAATGGAGCGCTTGAATATCTTTCAACGGATCTTGGAATTACTGAAAATGCTGTACTAAAAG GTTGGGTTGTTAGCTCATTACTTGCAGGAGCTACTTTTGGCTCTTTCATTGGAGGAGCATTGGCTGACAAATTTGGTCGAACACGAACTTTCCAGCTAGATGCAATTCCACTTGTGGTTGGTGCGTTTCTCAG TGCGACATCTCAGAGCGTGCGGACAATGATAATTGGCCGGATACTTGCTGGAATTGGAATTGGAATATCTTCTGCTATTGTGCCACTTTACATATCTGAG ATATCACCAACCGAAATTCGTGGAGCACTTGGATCTGTTAATCAACTCTTCATTTGCATCGGAATTCTTTTAGCTTTGGTGGCTGGATTGCCTTTGGCAGGAAATCCTTTATG GTGGAGGACAATGTTTGGCATTGCAATTGTTCCCTCTGTCCTATTGGCTTTGGGGATGGCTATCTCTCCAGAAAGTCCTCGTTGGCTGTTTCAG CAAGCAAAACTTTCTCAAGCAGAGACAGCTATAAAGAAACTCTATGGAAAGGAAAAGGTTGCTGAGGTTATGCATGATCTAAAAGCTGGTGGCCAAGGTTCCACAGAACCTGATGCCACTTGGTTCGATCTCTTCAATAAACGCTACAGGAAAG TTGTGAGTGTAGGAGCAGCATTGTTCTTGTTTCAACAGTTGGCTGGTATAAATGCTGTTGTATACTATTCTACATCTGTGTTTCGGAGTGTGGGAATTGCTTCTGATGTTGCGGCCAGTGCTCTTGTTGGGGCATCAAATGTCTTTG GCACTGCAATTGCATCTTCTCTGATGGACAAGCAAGGAAGGAAGAGTCTTCTAATCACAAGCTTCACCGGAATG GCTACCTCAATGTTGCTCCTTGCATTATCTTTCACTTGGAAGGTTCTGGCACCTTATTCAGGAATCCTTGCTGTGTTGGGTACAGTCCT GTATGTGTTGTCCTTCTCACTTGGTGCTGGGCCGGTACCAGCCCTTCTGCTTCCGGAGATATTCGCTTCCAGAATCAGAGCCAAGGCAGTTGCATTATCTCTGGGAATGCACTGG ATTTCCAATTTTGTTATTGGCCTCTACTTCTTGAGCGTTGTGAACAAATTTGGGATCAGCAGGGTCTACTTGGGATTCGCGGCGGTCTGCTTTCTTGCAGTTCTGTATATATCTGGCAATGTGGTGGAGACCAAAGGCCGATCACTGGAAGAAATTGAGCGTGCTCTTAACCCGGCAATTTGA